The Lutibacter profundi genome includes a region encoding these proteins:
- a CDS encoding efflux RND transporter periplasmic adaptor subunit has translation MKYIIKISSVFLLLVFLASCQNKTTQQNEETNQESSEHEETTNIVTLQQKQLEVMDIELGTTKQVNLGATLKVNGQLELPPQKRASVSAIVGGRVESVAVIEGDYVKKGQIIAQLNNPKFITMQREYLIAKSNFSFLEKDYLRKKELLKDGITSRKSFQQAEAAFKDGKSTLNATKSMLQVIGVNISTLENGQIRSSIPIVSPIKGYVQSIAINIGKFVAPEQEMFEIIDNEHLHIGLKVFEKDIDKAKVGQKITFALTTRPDKIYEAEIFALGSAFDMNTRAVKVHAKIMGTHKGLLTGMFVEARIITKSKEVRALPNGAFITEKGLDYVFVQKETNKQHITFEKVQINRGVSDLGFSEVVFINKKPKDIVFVTKGAYYVNAELNKGEFEEHEH, from the coding sequence TATATAATAAAAATTAGCAGCGTATTTTTACTTCTTGTTTTTTTAGCGAGTTGCCAAAATAAAACAACTCAACAAAACGAAGAAACTAACCAAGAAAGTAGTGAGCATGAAGAAACCACAAATATTGTAACACTACAACAAAAACAGTTAGAAGTTATGGATATTGAGTTGGGCACTACCAAACAAGTAAATTTAGGAGCTACATTAAAAGTAAATGGACAATTAGAATTACCACCTCAAAAAAGGGCAAGTGTAAGTGCAATTGTAGGAGGTCGCGTAGAAAGTGTGGCTGTAATTGAAGGAGATTATGTAAAAAAGGGACAAATAATAGCTCAATTAAATAATCCTAAATTTATTACCATGCAGCGTGAATATTTAATAGCAAAAAGTAATTTTTCATTTTTGGAAAAAGATTATTTACGTAAAAAAGAATTGTTAAAAGACGGTATTACTTCTCGAAAATCTTTCCAGCAAGCAGAAGCAGCATTTAAAGATGGTAAATCTACGCTAAATGCTACTAAATCAATGTTACAAGTGATAGGTGTAAATATTTCAACATTAGAGAACGGTCAAATTAGGTCTTCAATACCAATAGTTTCACCAATTAAAGGATACGTTCAAAGTATAGCCATTAATATTGGGAAATTTGTAGCACCAGAGCAAGAAATGTTTGAGATTATTGATAACGAACACTTGCATATTGGATTGAAAGTTTTTGAAAAAGATATTGACAAAGCCAAAGTAGGGCAAAAAATTACATTTGCTTTAACAACCAGACCCGATAAAATTTATGAAGCCGAAATTTTTGCTTTGGGTAGCGCTTTTGATATGAATACAAGAGCTGTAAAAGTACATGCAAAAATTATGGGAACGCATAAAGGTTTGTTAACAGGGATGTTTGTTGAAGCAAGAATTATAACAAAAAGCAAGGAAGTTAGAGCACTTCCAAATGGCGCTTTTATTACTGAAAAAGGGTTAGATTATGTTTTTGTTCAAAAAGAAACAAATAAACAGCATATTACATTTGAAAAGGTTCAAATAAATAGAGGGGTTTCAGATTTAGGTTTTTCAGAAGTAGTTTTTATTAATAAAAAGCCAAAAGATATTGTGTTTGTTACTAAAGGAGCCTACTATGTTAACGCAGAATTAAATAAAGGTGAGTTTGAAGAGCATGAACATTAA
- a CDS encoding P-II family nitrogen regulator has product MKEIKAYIKPNKLEKVVEGLKENGFESVTLLECEGTGTYKREDSLPSLKFHFADSKMIKLELVCQDEEAESAIEIICKNASTPYPADGIIYISNIKDVYRIKTCKSIKKIDF; this is encoded by the coding sequence ATGAAAGAAATTAAAGCATATATAAAACCAAATAAATTAGAAAAAGTAGTTGAAGGACTTAAAGAAAATGGCTTTGAAAGTGTCACGCTATTAGAATGTGAAGGAACAGGTACTTATAAACGAGAAGATTCCTTACCTTCGTTAAAATTTCATTTTGCAGATAGTAAAATGATTAAATTAGAGTTAGTGTGCCAAGATGAAGAAGCAGAAAGTGCCATTGAAATAATTTGTAAAAACGCTTCTACACCTTATCCAGCAGATGGAATTATTTACATTTCTAATATAAAAGATGTATATAGAATAAAAACATGTAAATCAATAAAAAAAATAGATTTTTGA
- a CDS encoding Fur family transcriptional regulator, which yields MNLNLEKILDKHNVKPTAMRLLVLQFLLTEKAAMSLTDLENYFDKSDRTTLYRTLKTFVKSEIAHKIDDGTGVTKYALCEENCHCEIENDLHVHFHCKICNETICFPENKIPYINLPDGFLADDISLTVTGICNKCNE from the coding sequence ATGAATCTTAATCTAGAAAAAATTTTAGACAAGCATAATGTAAAACCAACAGCAATGCGACTGTTGGTTTTACAATTTCTTTTAACAGAAAAAGCAGCAATGAGTTTAACTGATTTAGAAAACTATTTTGATAAATCTGATAGAACAACCTTATACCGTACGTTAAAAACTTTTGTGAAGAGCGAAATTGCTCATAAGATTGATGATGGTACAGGGGTAACTAAATATGCCTTGTGTGAAGAAAATTGCCATTGCGAAATTGAAAATGATTTACATGTCCATTTTCATTGTAAAATTTGTAATGAAACTATTTGTTTTCCAGAGAATAAAATTCCTTACATAAATTTACCTGATGGTTTTTTGGCAGATGACATTAGTTTAACTGTTACAGGAATTTGTAATAAGTGTAATGAATAA
- a CDS encoding metal-sensing transcriptional repressor, whose product MKKPVNKLPSDLVLDIKNRLKTLSGQINGIVKMLDEGKDLEQINIQFKSVDKGLQKAHYLLLDEVYRKALAIGIVKAVDSCPGDCGSEDKIEYLKNEFPTIALTDLTDKLKEIQLIANRLNQYNEKKL is encoded by the coding sequence ATGAAGAAACCTGTAAATAAATTGCCGTCAGATTTAGTTTTAGATATTAAAAATAGGCTTAAAACTTTGAGTGGACAAATAAATGGAATAGTGAAAATGCTTGACGAAGGTAAAGATCTTGAGCAAATTAATATTCAGTTCAAATCTGTTGACAAGGGTTTGCAAAAAGCACACTATTTATTGCTAGATGAAGTATATAGAAAAGCGCTTGCCATAGGTATTGTTAAAGCCGTTGATTCATGTCCTGGAGATTGTGGAAGCGAAGATAAAATAGAATACCTAAAAAATGAATTTCCAACTATTGCATTAACAGATTTAACCGATAAACTTAAAGAAATTCAGTTAATAGCAAATCGCTTAAACCAATACAACGAAAAAAAGTTGTAA
- a CDS encoding thioredoxin family protein, which translates to MNKNHIEIFTAGCSICEPVVQLVKETAGANCNISIYNLSERSYNNICKKYSIKRLPSLVVNGILLDCCKNIEITKEDLINAGIGN; encoded by the coding sequence ATGAATAAAAATCATATTGAAATTTTTACAGCAGGGTGTTCTATTTGTGAACCTGTAGTGCAGTTAGTTAAAGAGACTGCTGGAGCCAATTGTAATATTTCCATTTACAATTTATCAGAACGAAGTTATAATAATATTTGTAAGAAATACAGTATTAAAAGACTTCCATCTCTTGTTGTAAATGGAATATTATTAGATTGTTGTAAAAATATTGAGATTACTAAAGAAGATTTAATTAATGCAGGAATAGGTAACTAA
- a CDS encoding heavy-metal-associated domain-containing protein → MKKLLKTTPFLGLILTIFLFGQLGTVNAQSKTSHIYIKIEINGMVCSNCAFGMEKELKKVSGVADVQIQLKEGLAYISTLVKEKPLKEELALIITKAGFTPGKIEFSDKPFAKENTLKK, encoded by the coding sequence ATGAAAAAATTATTAAAAACAACACCTTTTTTGGGACTTATACTAACTATTTTCCTTTTTGGGCAATTAGGAACCGTAAATGCCCAAAGTAAAACAAGCCACATATATATTAAAATTGAAATAAATGGGATGGTTTGTTCTAATTGTGCTTTTGGTATGGAAAAAGAATTGAAAAAAGTATCAGGTGTTGCTGATGTGCAGATTCAATTAAAAGAAGGATTGGCGTATATCTCTACGTTAGTAAAGGAAAAACCTTTAAAAGAAGAGTTAGCATTAATTATTACAAAAGCAGGATTTACACCTGGAAAAATAGAATTTAGTGACAAGCCTTTTGCTAAAGAAAATACTTTAAAAAAATGA